The following nucleotide sequence is from Salinigranum halophilum.
GTACCGTCTCGAACCCCGACCGGGTGTACCTCCGCGAGATACTGATCGACATCAGCTTCGAGTGAACACATGAACGACACACCTCCCGACCGACGACCGGACCGACAGCACAGTGGTGAACCCCGACGCGCCACGAGCCAGGGGCGGGACCGACAGCGGGGGCGACCCACCGCGGCGGACGCGACTGGGCCGCCGCGCCCACCGGCGCTGTACCGGCTGGTCCGCGACCGGAGCGGCCAGGCGACGACCATCGGCGTCGCGCTCATGCTCGCCATCGCGGCCATCGGTGTCACCGCCGTCGTCGCCCTCGGCGGGACCGCGCTGACCGACTCACAGGAGTCCGTCGACGTGCAGCGCACGGAGCACGCGATGACCCTGCTCGACTCGCGCGGGGCGATGGCGGCCCTCGGCGAGTCCCAGAGTCAGCGGGTCGTCCTCAGCGGGAGCGGCGACGGGAGCTACGAGATCGACGACGACGCCGGGTGGATACGCGTCGTGCACAAGAACTTCACCGACCCCACGCCCTCCGAAGAGACCATCTTCAACCGGTCGCTCGGGACGGTCCGCTACACCCGTGGCGACGCCGTCGTCGCCTATCAGGGCGGCGGCGTCTGGCGGACACAGGACGGCGGGTCGGTGATGATTTCCCCGCCCGAGTTCCACTACCGCGACCAGACGCTGACGATGCCGCTCGTCCGCGTCGCCGGCTCCGGGAGCGCGTCGGGGCGAATCACCGCCGAGGTGTCGCCCGTCTCGACGGGGACGGACGTGAGGCGTATCTTCCCGAACGAGACGGCGAACACGGCGAACGGCCCCGGCGCGCCGTACGACGACGCCGCCGACACCAGCTACGACAATCCCGTGACGAACGGCACCGTCGTGGTCACGGTCCACAGCGAGCACTACCGGGCGTGGGCGACCTACTTCGACGAACGGACCGAAGGCTTCCTCACCGTGGACGATGCGAACCAGACGGCCTCCATCGAACTCCGGACGCTCGCCGGCGCACCGGGGGCGTTCGACATGCCGCGGGTGGGCGAGTCGCTGGAGACGCCGAGCGTGGCCAAACAGCACAACGTCACGCAGTTCGACCTCCAACTCGCCCCGGACACCTCGAACTCGAACGCGTTCAACCAGCTCCACTGGTCGCTGTACTACCAGGGGCCGAGCGGGCAGCAGTTCGAGATACACTTCGCGGGGCAGGGCCGGTGTGACACGGCCACTGCCGCCGGGTTCACGAAGGGGAGCACGGAGCTCAGCGTCTCCCTCTACTACCGCCACAACAGCTCCGCGCCGTCGGAAGAGTGGGAGCGGGTGCTCTCGGACCCGAGCGACCAGAGCAAGGCCATCCACGTCGACTGCAGCAGCGGAGCGCCACGGCTCGATGCCGACCTCACGTCGTCGTCGTTCGACATGGAGTACACGGACATCGACATCAAAGGGAGCGACAACAAGTGGCACTTCGGGAACCAGATCAAAGACCAGGAGGCGCCCGAGGAGCTGACGTTCGACCAGCACGCCGCCGACCACGCCGACGACTACGAGAAGGACGACGACTCCGAGGCGGTCGGATTCCTCATCGACCATTACTTCTCCCGGCTCGGACCGGACTTCCGGCTCACCGTCGACGCCGGCCCCGGCGGGAGTCAGAACCGCGTCAGCGAGGAGGCCTCCTCCGGCGTCCTGCTGTACGACACCATCGACGGCGAGGAGTTCATCCAGTTCCTCCACATCACCGAGAACGAGGTGCGAGTCGAACTGAACGGCTGACGCGCCGCTCGTCGCCCGTGTCAGCCGGAAAATACGAGTCCGAACTCAGTCGTCGTCCTCGTCGCGCATCTCGCCGAGGCGGCTGACGAGGTCGTCCGTCGAGACGTCGGATTCGACGCTGACCTTGCCGTCGTGGTCGTGCTCGTGGACGTTGATGCCGTCCTCCTCGCTGTCGGAGTTGTTCTGTTGCTGACGTTCCTGCTCGGACTCGTCGTAGCTCCCGAAGCCCATACGTCCTGTCGCCGACGCACCCGTAAAAACCCACACGCCTCGAAGGCGGCGTGCGAGCGGTTGTCTCCCCTGTGAGCGGTTGGCTCGGCTCAGCCGAACGCGCCGAGGCTCGACTGCAGGTCGCGGTCGACGCTCCCCGCCCGGAGTTCGTAGCCGACGAGGTCGCGGAGGTCGACCGCGTAGGTGCTGCCGGCGTGGTCGAGGACGAGAATCCGACCCTTGGTCCCCCGGACGGTCCCCGTAGCGATGGTCTCTCTGACGGGGCGCTCGGCGAGGTCGAGGCCGTAGTCGAACGTGAACGTGTCGAGGACGTCGAATCCATCGAGGAGTGACTCCCACGCGCTCTCGTCGAACCGGTCGCCGAGCCCCTCGAGCTTCGTGTCGACCCGGACGAAGTCCGAGAGGTCGGTCGCGAGTTCGGCCTCGAGTTCGCGGGCGATGCGGCCGTTCGAGACCGTGTAGAGGTGTGCCCCCCGGTCGGCACC
It contains:
- a CDS encoding DUF2797 domain-containing protein; translation: MQVVGYDTVSGTLLVSRGAAAEHDESGTVEAVSLDPGAELSWALDERHCAGTLYGSASRSHVACDEPDAPYCASHRSTWVCARCTGTCLKDEMDCYDDHAVYLAAFAPDAFKVGVTKAWRLETRLREQGADRGAHLYTVSNGRIARELEAELATDLSDFVRVDTKLEGLGDRFDESAWESLLDGFDVLDTFTFDYGLDLAERPVRETIATGTVRGTKGRILVLDHAGSTYAVDLRDLVGYELRAGSVDRDLQSSLGAFG
- a CDS encoding DUF5786 family protein; translated protein: MGFGSYDESEQERQQQNNSDSEEDGINVHEHDHDGKVSVESDVSTDDLVSRLGEMRDEDDD
- a CDS encoding DUF7289 family protein translates to MNDTPPDRRPDRQHSGEPRRATSQGRDRQRGRPTAADATGPPRPPALYRLVRDRSGQATTIGVALMLAIAAIGVTAVVALGGTALTDSQESVDVQRTEHAMTLLDSRGAMAALGESQSQRVVLSGSGDGSYEIDDDAGWIRVVHKNFTDPTPSEETIFNRSLGTVRYTRGDAVVAYQGGGVWRTQDGGSVMISPPEFHYRDQTLTMPLVRVAGSGSASGRITAEVSPVSTGTDVRRIFPNETANTANGPGAPYDDAADTSYDNPVTNGTVVVTVHSEHYRAWATYFDERTEGFLTVDDANQTASIELRTLAGAPGAFDMPRVGESLETPSVAKQHNVTQFDLQLAPDTSNSNAFNQLHWSLYYQGPSGQQFEIHFAGQGRCDTATAAGFTKGSTELSVSLYYRHNSSAPSEEWERVLSDPSDQSKAIHVDCSSGAPRLDADLTSSSFDMEYTDIDIKGSDNKWHFGNQIKDQEAPEELTFDQHAADHADDYEKDDDSEAVGFLIDHYFSRLGPDFRLTVDAGPGGSQNRVSEEASSGVLLYDTIDGEEFIQFLHITENEVRVELNG